Proteins encoded by one window of Rhizobium sp. EC-SD404:
- a CDS encoding ABC transporter permease, translating to MPFLVQSLIDVQRDIYLTFADTIRAFASGGGWLDLATFLPMAIVFGAVHAMTPGHSKTVLATYLAGSTISVARGLAVSLTLSFTHVLMAVIIALFSLPLISIALGSVGRAPAMENISRSLLGLIGLWMLWRAICGHRHCDGDNKGLLVGIVAGLIPCPLTLFVMIFSMQRGVTEAGLAFAAMMMLGVATTLSTVALATVFFRQALAALIASHPLLLNRVSRVIEGLAGLILVLIAFRTVAVS from the coding sequence ATGCCGTTCCTCGTCCAGAGCCTGATCGACGTCCAGCGGGACATCTATCTGACCTTTGCCGACACGATCCGGGCATTCGCTTCCGGCGGCGGATGGCTGGACCTGGCGACGTTTCTGCCGATGGCGATCGTCTTCGGCGCCGTCCATGCGATGACGCCGGGGCACAGCAAGACGGTTCTGGCGACCTATCTCGCCGGATCGACGATCTCTGTCGCACGCGGTCTGGCGGTTTCGCTGACCTTGTCGTTCACCCATGTCCTGATGGCTGTGATCATCGCGCTGTTCTCGCTGCCGCTCATTTCCATCGCACTCGGCAGCGTCGGTCGCGCACCCGCCATGGAAAATATCAGCCGCAGTCTCCTGGGCCTCATCGGACTATGGATGCTGTGGCGCGCGATATGTGGGCACCGGCACTGTGATGGTGACAACAAAGGCTTGCTGGTCGGCATCGTCGCCGGGCTGATCCCGTGTCCGCTCACGCTGTTCGTCATGATCTTTTCGATGCAGCGCGGCGTCACCGAGGCTGGGCTGGCCTTCGCGGCCATGATGATGCTTGGCGTCGCAACGACGCTTTCGACTGTCGCGCTTGCCACCGTCTTCTTCCGTCAGGCGCTTGCGGCCTTGATCGCGTCACATCCCTTGCTGCTTAACCGGGTGAGCCGGGTGATCGAAGGACTGGCCGGTCTGATACTGGTGCTGATCGCGTTCCGGACAGTCGCGGTGTCTTGA
- a CDS encoding MFS transporter gives MIAVLKNRTYRHLFLAQILALLGTGLATVGLGLLAFDLAGDNAGAVLGTALAIKMVAYVGVAPIAAAFAERLPRRTTLVALDLVRAAVALLLPFVSEVWQVYVLIFALQSASAAFTPTFQATIPDVLPDEKDYTRALSLSRLAYDLESLVSPMIAAALLTIISFHNLFAGTVVGFLASAALVLTVLLPSPKPSKPRGIYDRTTRGIRIYLATPRLRGLLAINMAVAGGSAFVIVNTVVYVQAIFGLGQSETAGALAAFGGGSMAVALLLPRLLDSLADRPVMLAGASVITIATGAAAFIHSYGLLLLVWGFMGIGFSLALTPSGRLLRRSSHPEDRPALFAAQFALSHACWLITYPLAGWAGASLGLPATATILATIAVAGVTCSAMLWPAGDPEIVEHDHANLPASHPHWTQGGHAGNRRHAHAFVIDDLHDAWPQARP, from the coding sequence CGGCCTGCTTGCCTTCGATCTGGCCGGCGATAACGCGGGCGCCGTGCTTGGGACCGCGCTTGCCATCAAGATGGTGGCCTATGTCGGCGTCGCGCCGATCGCTGCTGCCTTTGCCGAGCGGTTGCCCCGCCGGACAACCCTGGTCGCGCTCGATCTCGTCCGGGCGGCAGTCGCCTTACTGCTGCCCTTCGTTTCGGAAGTCTGGCAGGTCTATGTGCTGATCTTCGCGCTTCAGTCGGCGTCTGCTGCATTCACGCCGACGTTTCAGGCGACCATTCCAGACGTGCTGCCGGACGAGAAGGATTATACGCGAGCGCTTTCCCTCTCAAGGCTGGCCTATGATCTGGAAAGTCTCGTCAGCCCCATGATTGCCGCCGCTCTTCTCACAATTATCAGCTTCCACAATCTCTTTGCCGGCACGGTCGTTGGCTTTCTTGCATCCGCAGCCCTCGTGCTGACGGTCCTTCTTCCGAGCCCGAAGCCGAGCAAACCTCGCGGCATCTACGATCGCACCACGCGCGGCATCCGCATCTATCTCGCCACTCCCCGCCTGCGCGGATTGCTGGCCATCAACATGGCCGTTGCCGGCGGCAGCGCATTCGTCATCGTCAACACCGTCGTCTACGTCCAGGCGATCTTCGGGCTTGGGCAGAGCGAGACGGCGGGCGCGCTCGCAGCGTTTGGCGGCGGATCCATGGCGGTCGCGTTGTTGCTGCCCCGGCTGCTCGACAGTCTCGCCGATCGTCCAGTGATGCTTGCAGGTGCCTCGGTGATCACGATCGCCACAGGAGCCGCCGCGTTCATCCACTCTTACGGCCTTCTGCTTCTGGTTTGGGGCTTTATGGGCATTGGCTTTTCGCTCGCGCTGACGCCTTCCGGCCGCCTGCTCAGGCGCTCGTCCCATCCGGAAGATCGTCCGGCCTTGTTCGCCGCGCAATTCGCCCTGTCCCATGCGTGCTGGCTCATCACCTATCCGCTTGCCGGATGGGCCGGCGCCAGCCTTGGACTGCCAGCCACGGCCACGATCTTGGCGACAATCGCAGTCGCGGGCGTAACCTGTTCGGCCATGCTTTGGCCTGCCGGCGACCCTGAAATCGTCGAACACGACCATGCGAACCTGCCGGCTAGTCATCCGCACTGGACGCAAGGAGGGCATGCCGGCAACCGACGCCACGCCCATGCCTTCGTGATCGACGATCTTCACGATGCGTGGCCACAAGCGCGCCCTTGA